In Microbacterium lushaniae, the following are encoded in one genomic region:
- a CDS encoding SDR family NAD(P)-dependent oxidoreductase translates to MSSAPVALVTGCAKPDGMGAAIARRLAAEGRAVVVTDRSSGGIPNDGDVAAERPEDSLGELAAEIAAAGGSAASLLCDIGDEASVANTLEEVDRRFGRLDILVNNAAAPQGADRADILDVPLDAWETQLRVNLTGSFLMVRGAVALMRPRRYGRIVNISSMAALEAAGRSTAYSASKAGVLGLTRSLAMDVAGWGITVNAVCPGLVATSRSMLGRRGEDRHAAMRARGERIAVGRVGTTGDIAHVVAFLAHEDSGYLTGQAIAVDGGGMSPYTVGRPDVPQS, encoded by the coding sequence ATGAGTTCCGCTCCTGTCGCCCTCGTGACCGGTTGCGCCAAGCCGGACGGAATGGGCGCGGCCATCGCGAGACGCCTCGCCGCCGAGGGACGCGCCGTCGTCGTGACGGACCGATCCTCCGGGGGCATTCCCAATGACGGGGATGTCGCAGCGGAGCGCCCGGAGGATTCGCTCGGGGAGCTCGCGGCAGAGATCGCGGCCGCCGGCGGGAGCGCCGCGTCGCTCCTCTGCGACATCGGGGACGAGGCATCGGTCGCGAACACCCTCGAGGAGGTCGATCGTCGATTCGGACGGCTCGACATCCTCGTGAACAACGCGGCGGCACCCCAGGGCGCGGACCGGGCAGACATCCTGGACGTCCCGCTCGATGCGTGGGAGACCCAGTTGCGCGTGAATCTCACCGGGTCCTTCCTCATGGTGAGGGGGGCGGTCGCGCTGATGCGTCCGCGTCGCTACGGCCGTATCGTCAACATCTCGTCCATGGCCGCGTTGGAGGCCGCGGGCCGATCCACGGCCTACTCCGCCTCCAAGGCGGGTGTGCTCGGGCTGACGAGGTCGCTCGCCATGGATGTGGCCGGTTGGGGTATCACCGTCAACGCGGTGTGTCCGGGCCTGGTGGCCACCAGCCGTTCGATGCTGGGGCGGCGCGGGGAAGACCGGCATGCCGCGATGCGTGCGAGGGGTGAGAGGATCGCGGTCGGCCGAGTGGGGACGACGGGAGACATCGCCCACGTCGTGGCTTTCCTCGCGCACGAGGACTCCGGCTACCTCACCGGGCAGGCGATCGCCGTCGACGGCGGCGGAATGAGCCCGTATACCGTGGGGCGCCCGGACGTGCCGCAATCCTGA
- a CDS encoding LLM class flavin-dependent oxidoreductase: MDVVQKLWDAWDADAIINDRTRGLWVDPDRIRRIDHVGEHFRVEGPLAIPRSPQNQPVLVQAGQSPAGIELGSSVADLIYTVQPDRADAEAFYASYKRKVQDKGRDPEKVRILPGIMPITGRTQKEAEELAKELENCIHETNGRRMLEHFLDMDLSDLELTDRIPQERFIPDPSRMERWNLFRQLAEERTVWELMLHLSRAVGHRVMVATPDKIAESMIEWFESRACDGYNFNMPSIPLGMNAVFDLLVPELQERGYFRDDYVGDTFRERSGLAMTQEELGKARATHLV; encoded by the coding sequence GTGGACGTCGTCCAGAAGCTGTGGGACGCCTGGGACGCGGATGCGATCATCAACGACCGCACGCGCGGGCTGTGGGTCGATCCAGACCGGATCCGACGGATCGATCACGTCGGTGAGCATTTCCGCGTCGAGGGTCCCCTCGCGATCCCGCGTTCGCCACAGAACCAGCCGGTGCTGGTGCAGGCCGGCCAGTCCCCCGCGGGCATAGAGCTCGGCTCCTCCGTCGCCGACCTCATCTACACCGTGCAGCCGGACCGCGCCGACGCAGAGGCGTTCTACGCCAGCTACAAGCGAAAGGTCCAGGACAAGGGCCGTGACCCTGAGAAGGTGCGCATCCTGCCCGGCATCATGCCCATCACGGGACGTACGCAGAAAGAGGCGGAGGAACTCGCGAAGGAGCTCGAGAACTGCATCCACGAGACCAATGGGAGACGGATGCTCGAGCACTTCCTCGACATGGACCTCAGCGACCTCGAGCTCACCGACCGCATTCCGCAGGAGCGCTTCATCCCCGACCCCAGCCGGATGGAGCGGTGGAACCTGTTCCGCCAGCTCGCAGAGGAGCGGACGGTCTGGGAGCTCATGCTGCATCTCTCACGCGCCGTCGGTCACCGGGTCATGGTCGCCACACCCGACAAGATCGCCGAAAGCATGATCGAGTGGTTCGAGTCACGTGCGTGCGACGGCTACAACTTCAACATGCCCAGCATCCCCCTGGGGATGAACGCGGTCTTCGACCTGCTGGTTCCGGAACTGCAGGAGCGGGGATACTTCCGGGATGACTACGTCGGCGACACGTTCCGCGAACGCTCGGGTCTCGCCATGACCCAGGAGGAGCTCGGGAAAGCACGAGCAACCCACCTCGTCTGA